From Candidatus Sphingomonas colombiensis, one genomic window encodes:
- a CDS encoding tetratricopeptide repeat protein codes for MRLADDLAAGDAGLLSITLTRAALRAEPNNDRARLLLAGTLGRLNRTDRALNVLSGLDKAGPYGSTVDVARIAILAGAERYEDAIKIAAPLAEPQDASDLALATLADLLLTASHPKDAVPVYRRLIERPSAAAKWEPWLHYAAALDQAGDWPAAREALLRAQAIAPDEPSVLNYLGYGDITHNGDVPKALAMLQRAVALRPDDSAIVDSLGWAYFRNGDLKRALPLLEQAAQASPDNAEIGEHLGDAYWRAGRRYEARYAWRAAQVVAEVGERDRLATKIADGL; via the coding sequence GTGCGATTGGCGGACGATCTTGCGGCGGGCGATGCGGGGCTGCTGTCGATCACGCTCACCCGCGCCGCGCTGCGGGCGGAGCCCAACAATGATCGCGCCCGGCTGCTGCTCGCGGGCACGCTGGGGCGGCTAAACCGTACAGATCGCGCGTTAAACGTGTTGAGCGGCCTCGACAAAGCCGGGCCCTATGGCTCGACCGTCGACGTAGCACGGATCGCTATTCTCGCCGGTGCCGAGCGATATGAGGATGCGATCAAGATCGCCGCGCCGCTCGCCGAGCCACAGGATGCGTCCGATCTCGCGCTGGCGACGCTGGCGGATCTGTTGCTCACCGCGAGCCATCCGAAGGACGCGGTGCCGGTTTATCGCCGGCTGATCGAGCGGCCATCCGCGGCGGCGAAATGGGAGCCGTGGCTGCATTATGCCGCCGCGCTCGATCAGGCTGGGGACTGGCCCGCAGCGCGCGAGGCGCTGTTGCGCGCGCAGGCAATCGCACCGGATGAGCCATCGGTGCTCAACTATCTCGGCTATGGCGATATCACCCATAATGGCGACGTGCCCAAGGCGCTGGCGATGTTGCAGCGCGCGGTGGCGCTGCGCCCGGATGATTCCGCGATCGTGGATTCGCTTGGCTGGGCCTATTTCCGCAATGGCGATTTGAAGCGCGCGTTGCCGCTGCTGGAGCAAGCCGCGCAGGCCTCCCCCGATAATGCGGAAATCGGCGAGCATCTCGGCGACGCTTATTGGCGCGCCGGCCGGCGCTATGAGGCGCGCTACGCCTGGCGCGCGGCGCAGGTGGTCGCCGAAGTAGGGGAGCGCGATCGGCTTGCGACGAAGATCGCCGACGGCTTGTGA
- a CDS encoding cell wall hydrolase: MARRAPLLYAILALIAAVAVALPLAVTHLASPSVRAGKAKAPRRIVAATELPAVEPVELQDLSPDDARAYNAGIPFVAGPKPAARPFGFVGSANDLARATDCLAAAGYYEAGDDSVGERAVVQVVLNRLRHPAFPKTICGVVFQGSERSTGCQFTFTCDGALARTPSESAWHRARQVATAALHGAVYRPVGYATHYHTDWVVPYWSASLDKIAEVHTHLFFRWTGWWGTPPAFNRGWAGGEPMIAGLASLSEAHRTAPADDAKAAQDAEHYAGRIPPSLADDPDTFLARFDPVQATQFPVIARATCGQRTKCKVIFWTDPTKMGYVLPLSPEEMAAMSFSYIRDKSAGLDRTLWNCNEFKARLPCMKRQMLHLPVVGAAAATEIAIPVNAPKGPPELSGVRRKPPPPDPAPLANQN, from the coding sequence ATGGCCCGTCGCGCACCGCTACTCTACGCGATCCTCGCACTGATCGCGGCGGTCGCGGTCGCGCTGCCGCTGGCGGTGACGCATCTGGCGTCGCCGTCGGTGCGCGCGGGGAAAGCGAAAGCGCCGCGCCGCATCGTCGCCGCGACCGAGCTTCCCGCAGTCGAGCCGGTCGAGCTTCAGGATCTCTCCCCGGACGATGCCCGCGCCTATAACGCGGGCATTCCCTTCGTAGCGGGGCCTAAACCAGCGGCGCGCCCGTTCGGCTTCGTCGGCAGTGCGAACGACCTCGCCCGCGCGACTGATTGCCTCGCGGCGGCCGGCTATTACGAGGCGGGCGACGACAGCGTGGGCGAGCGCGCGGTGGTGCAGGTGGTGCTCAACCGTTTACGCCACCCGGCCTTTCCCAAGACGATCTGCGGCGTCGTCTTTCAGGGGTCGGAGCGCTCCACCGGATGTCAGTTCACCTTCACCTGCGATGGCGCGCTGGCCCGCACTCCGTCGGAAAGCGCATGGCATCGGGCACGACAGGTGGCGACGGCGGCATTGCATGGCGCCGTCTATCGGCCAGTCGGTTACGCCACGCATTACCACACCGATTGGGTGGTGCCTTATTGGAGCGCCAGCCTCGACAAGATCGCCGAGGTGCATACCCATCTGTTCTTCCGCTGGACCGGCTGGTGGGGCACGCCCCCCGCGTTCAATCGCGGTTGGGCGGGTGGCGAGCCGATGATCGCTGGGCTCGCGAGCCTGTCGGAGGCGCACCGCACCGCGCCAGCCGATGATGCAAAAGCGGCGCAGGATGCGGAACATTATGCCGGGCGCATCCCCCCGTCATTGGCGGACGATCCCGATACCTTCCTCGCCCGGTTCGATCCGGTGCAGGCGACGCAATTTCCCGTCATCGCGCGCGCGACCTGCGGTCAGCGAACGAAGTGCAAGGTGATATTCTGGACCGATCCGACGAAGATGGGCTACGTTCTGCCGCTGTCGCCAGAGGAAATGGCAGCGATGTCATTCAGTTACATTCGCGACAAATCCGCCGGGCTCGATCGCACATTGTGGAATTGCAACGAATTCAAGGCGCGCCTGCCGTGCATGAAGCGGCAAATGCTTCACCTTCCGGTCGTCGGCGCCGCCGCCGCCACGGAGATCGCAATTCCTGTGAACGCGCCCAAGGGGCCGCCTGAATTGAGCGGCGTAAGACGCAAGCCACCTCCTCCCGATCCAGCGCCGCTCGCCAATCAGAATTAG
- a CDS encoding MFS transporter: MEQPTHPLRIANFRAYWCSRLAGTIGTSAQAIIIGWQAYGLARETMDIRQAAFMLGMIGLAQFIPLFLLTPVVGLVADSVDRRWIVRFTTLLLIFISAMLGVLTWLGILTLPALFGAAVLLGVARAFSGPAYSALAPNLVPRESLPTAIAISSIAWQVGTIAGPSLGGLLYAIHPDVAYGCISGLYLTALIGIFMISRVPQPPAETDRHPIARILDGFAYVKRNRLVQATITLDLFVVLLAGATALLPIYARDILMVGATGLGILAAGMGIGAATTALWFSFRPMKHDVGRKMLAAVFIFAVAILTFGLSTNFFISLIALIIAGGADMVSVYVRSSLIQLHTPDEMRGRVSAVSQLTISASNELGEAESGLMASLLGPIGAVVFGGVAAIGVTLLWSRLYPELKLAKTFDPPEAPGHKNPRQHGVAQP, from the coding sequence ATGGAGCAGCCCACCCACCCGTTACGGATTGCCAATTTCCGCGCCTATTGGTGTTCGCGGCTAGCCGGGACGATCGGCACCAGCGCGCAGGCGATCATCATTGGCTGGCAGGCCTATGGCCTCGCGCGGGAAACGATGGATATCCGGCAAGCCGCATTCATGCTGGGGATGATCGGGCTGGCGCAATTCATCCCCCTGTTCCTGCTCACCCCGGTTGTAGGACTGGTGGCGGACAGCGTCGATCGGCGCTGGATCGTGCGCTTTACCACGCTGTTGCTGATCTTCATTTCCGCGATGCTGGGCGTGCTCACCTGGCTTGGCATATTGACGCTGCCGGCGCTGTTCGGCGCGGCCGTATTGCTTGGTGTTGCGCGCGCGTTTTCCGGACCGGCCTATTCCGCGCTCGCCCCCAATCTCGTGCCGCGCGAAAGCCTGCCGACCGCGATCGCCATCTCTTCGATCGCGTGGCAGGTGGGCACGATCGCGGGCCCCAGCCTTGGCGGATTGCTCTACGCCATTCACCCGGACGTGGCTTATGGCTGCATATCGGGCCTATATCTTACCGCGCTGATCGGCATTTTCATGATCAGCCGGGTCCCGCAACCACCGGCGGAGACCGATCGCCACCCGATCGCCCGCATCCTCGATGGCTTCGCCTATGTGAAGCGCAACCGGCTGGTGCAGGCGACGATCACGCTCGACCTGTTCGTCGTCTTGCTGGCCGGCGCGACCGCGCTGCTGCCGATCTACGCGCGCGATATCCTGATGGTCGGGGCAACCGGGCTCGGCATCCTTGCGGCCGGCATGGGGATCGGCGCCGCGACTACCGCTTTGTGGTTCTCATTCCGCCCGATGAAGCACGATGTCGGGCGCAAGATGCTGGCGGCGGTGTTCATTTTCGCCGTCGCGATCCTGACATTCGGCCTCTCGACCAACTTTTTCATCAGCCTGATCGCACTGATTATCGCGGGCGGCGCGGATATGGTTTCGGTCTATGTCCGCTCCTCGCTGATCCAGCTTCATACGCCCGATGAGATGCGCGGACGCGTGAGCGCGGTGAGCCAGCTCACCATCTCCGCCTCGAACGAGCTGGGCGAGGCGGAAAGCGGGCTGATGGCATCGCTGCTCGGCCCGATCGGTGCGGTCGTATTCGGCGGAGTCGCCGCGATCGGGGTCACTCTGTTATGGTCCCGGCTCTATCCGGAACTGAAGCTCGCCAAGACGTTTGATCCACCTGAAGCTCCGGGGCACAAGAATCCCCGGCAACACGGAGTAGCGCAGCCATGA
- the cysK gene encoding cysteine synthase A, giving the protein MKANTILETIGNTPHVRVQRLFPGAEVWVKSERSNPGGSIKDRIALSMIEAAERDGLLKPGGTIIEPTSGNTGIGLAMVAAVKGYKLILVMPESMSIERRRLMLAYGASFDLTPREKGMKGAIERALELVKETPGAWMPQQFDNPANIEVHARTTAQEILKDFADAPIDVIVTGVGTGGHITGVAETLKKSWPNLKVFAVEPTASPVISGGQPGPHPIQGIGAGFIPTNLHTQALDGVIEVEADAAKDMARRSAREEGLLIGISSGATLAAIAHKLTELPAGSRVLGFNYDTGERYLSVPDFLPEA; this is encoded by the coding sequence ATGAAGGCGAATACGATCCTGGAGACGATCGGCAACACCCCGCACGTCCGCGTCCAGCGGCTGTTTCCGGGGGCCGAAGTGTGGGTCAAATCCGAACGATCAAACCCCGGCGGCTCGATCAAGGACCGCATCGCGCTAAGCATGATCGAGGCGGCGGAGCGGGATGGCCTGCTGAAGCCCGGCGGCACGATCATCGAGCCGACCAGTGGCAACACCGGCATCGGGCTGGCTATGGTCGCGGCGGTAAAGGGCTATAAGCTGATCCTCGTCATGCCCGAGAGCATGAGCATCGAGCGCCGTCGGCTGATGCTCGCTTATGGCGCGAGCTTTGATCTCACCCCGCGCGAAAAGGGCATGAAGGGCGCGATCGAGCGCGCGCTGGAACTGGTGAAGGAAACGCCGGGCGCATGGATGCCGCAGCAATTCGATAATCCGGCGAATATCGAGGTCCACGCCCGCACCACCGCGCAGGAAATTCTGAAGGATTTCGCCGATGCGCCGATCGACGTGATCGTCACCGGCGTCGGCACCGGGGGGCACATCACCGGGGTTGCCGAAACGCTCAAGAAGTCCTGGCCAAACCTGAAGGTCTTCGCGGTGGAGCCGACGGCATCCCCGGTGATCAGCGGCGGCCAGCCCGGCCCGCATCCGATCCAGGGCATCGGCGCGGGCTTCATTCCCACCAACCTTCACACTCAGGCGCTCGACGGCGTGATCGAGGTGGAAGCAGACGCCGCGAAGGATATGGCGCGCCGTTCCGCTCGGGAAGAAGGGCTGCTGATCGGCATCTCCTCCGGCGCCACGCTCGCCGCGATTGCGCATAAGCTGACCGAATTGCCTGCCGGAAGCCGCGTCCTCGGCTTCAATTACGATACGGGCGAGCGTTATCTGTCGGTGCCGGATTTCCTCCCGGAAGCCTGA
- a CDS encoding glutathione S-transferase, whose protein sequence is MTIIVHHLENSRSQRILWMLEEIGLPYEIRRYERNPQTMLAPRELRAIHPLGKSPVIEDSDDPGRVIAETGAIVEYLVDKADGRLGAPANRDGALAYRFWLHYAEGSMMPPLLVKLVLTRIPLVGNRVAKRLQPMIDVHLDFVERTLATRPWFAGDAITAADIMMSFPLEAARSRAGLDASRPHTIAWLDRIHARQAYRRALEAGGPYAYA, encoded by the coding sequence ATGACGATCATCGTTCATCATCTGGAGAACTCGCGTTCGCAGCGGATATTGTGGATGCTCGAGGAAATCGGGCTGCCCTATGAAATCCGGCGGTATGAGCGGAATCCCCAGACGATGCTGGCGCCGCGCGAATTGCGCGCCATTCATCCGCTCGGCAAGTCGCCGGTTATCGAGGATAGCGACGATCCCGGTCGCGTGATCGCCGAGACGGGCGCGATCGTCGAATATCTCGTCGATAAGGCCGACGGCCGCCTAGGCGCTCCGGCGAACCGCGATGGCGCGCTCGCCTATCGTTTCTGGCTGCATTATGCGGAGGGCTCGATGATGCCGCCGCTGCTGGTGAAGCTGGTCCTTACCCGCATCCCACTCGTCGGCAATCGCGTGGCGAAGCGGCTTCAGCCGATGATCGACGTGCATCTCGATTTCGTCGAGCGCACGCTTGCGACACGCCCCTGGTTCGCGGGCGACGCAATCACCGCCGCGGACATCATGATGAGCTTTCCGCTGGAGGCGGCGCGCAGCCGCGCCGGCCTAGACGCGAGCCGCCCGCATACGATCGCGTGGCTGGATCGCATCCACGCTCGCCAGGCCTATCGCCGCGCGCTGGAGGCAGGGGGCCCCTATGCTTATGCGTGA
- a CDS encoding pyruvate dehydrogenase complex E1 component subunit beta — protein sequence MAIDIKMPALSPTMEEGTLAKWLVKEGDTVKSGDILAEIETDKATMEFEAVDEGTVAQILIAEGTDGVKVGTVIMQIAGEGEDVVASPKPEPVTKAEKPEVQEQAAESRAPEPHKVETGARQMFEAAKHDAEVSDPAVPAGTEMVKLTLREALRDAMAEEMRADDRVFVMGEEVAQYQGAYKVTQGLLDEFGDRRVIDTPITEYGFAGVGTGAAMGGLRPIVEFMTFNFAMQAIDHIVNSAAKTNYMSGGQMRCPIVFRGPNGAASRVGAQHSQNYAPWYASVPGLIVIAPYDAADAKGLLKAAIRSPDPVVFLENELLYGRTFEVPKLDDWVLPIGKARIMREGKDVTIVSYSIGVGLALEAADKLAEEGIDAEVIDLRTLRPLDKQTVLKSLAKTNRMVVAEEGWPTCSIASEIIAICMDEGFDDLDAPVVRVCNEDVPLPYAANLEKLALISADKIIAAVKKVTYRP from the coding sequence ATGGCGATCGACATCAAGATGCCGGCGCTGTCGCCCACGATGGAAGAGGGCACGCTGGCCAAGTGGCTCGTCAAGGAAGGCGACACCGTGAAGTCCGGCGATATTCTCGCCGAGATCGAAACCGACAAGGCGACGATGGAATTCGAGGCGGTCGATGAAGGCACCGTCGCGCAGATCCTGATCGCCGAGGGAACGGACGGCGTGAAGGTCGGCACGGTCATCATGCAGATCGCCGGTGAGGGCGAGGACGTGGTGGCCAGTCCGAAGCCGGAACCCGTCACCAAGGCGGAAAAGCCCGAGGTTCAGGAACAGGCGGCCGAAAGCCGCGCGCCCGAGCCGCACAAGGTGGAAACCGGCGCGCGCCAGATGTTCGAGGCTGCGAAGCATGACGCAGAGGTGAGCGACCCGGCGGTTCCCGCGGGCACCGAAATGGTCAAGCTCACGCTGCGCGAAGCGCTGCGCGATGCGATGGCCGAAGAAATGCGCGCCGACGATCGCGTGTTCGTTATGGGTGAAGAGGTCGCGCAATATCAGGGCGCGTACAAGGTCACCCAGGGGCTGCTCGACGAGTTCGGCGACCGCCGCGTGATCGATACGCCGATCACCGAATATGGCTTTGCGGGCGTCGGCACGGGCGCGGCGATGGGCGGTCTGCGCCCGATCGTCGAATTCATGACGTTCAACTTCGCCATGCAGGCGATCGACCATATCGTGAACTCGGCCGCCAAGACCAATTACATGTCCGGCGGCCAGATGCGTTGCCCGATCGTGTTCCGCGGCCCGAACGGCGCGGCGAGCCGCGTGGGCGCGCAGCACAGCCAGAATTACGCGCCATGGTATGCCAGCGTGCCCGGCCTGATCGTGATCGCGCCATATGACGCGGCCGATGCCAAGGGCTTGCTGAAGGCCGCGATCCGCTCGCCCGATCCGGTCGTGTTCCTGGAGAATGAGCTGCTTTACGGCCGCACGTTCGAAGTGCCCAAGCTTGACGATTGGGTGCTGCCGATCGGCAAGGCGCGCATCATGCGTGAGGGCAAGGACGTGACGATCGTCAGCTATTCGATCGGCGTCGGGCTTGCGCTGGAAGCGGCCGACAAGCTCGCCGAGGAAGGGATCGACGCGGAAGTGATCGATCTGCGCACGTTGCGCCCACTCGACAAGCAGACGGTGCTGAAATCGCTCGCGAAGACCAATCGGATGGTCGTGGCCGAAGAAGGCTGGCCGACCTGTTCGATCGCCAGTGAGATCATCGCGATCTGCATGGATGAGGGGTTCGACGATCTCGATGCCCCGGTGGTGCGCGTCTGCAACGAGGATGTGCCGCTGCCTTACGC
- the recA gene encoding recombinase RecA — protein sequence MAANLKVIDNGMAIANADRQKALDAALAQIDRAFGKGSAMKLGQRETMKVETVSTGSLGLDIALGVGGLPRGRVVEIFGPESSGKTTLALHAIAEAQKTGGTAAFVDAEHALDPVYARKLGVNIDELIVSQPDTGEQALEIVDTLVRSNAIDVLVVDSVAALVPRAEIEGEMGDSHVGLQARLMSQALRKLTGTISRSRCLVIFINQIRMKIGVMYGSPETTTGGNALKFYASVRLDIRRIGSVKDRDEATGNQVRVKVVKNKVAPPFKQVEFDIMFGEGVSKMGEIIDLGVKAGLVEKSGSWFSYDSVRIGQGRENSKQFLRDNPEMAERLERAIRARTEGLGEELLVGQSEEDNV from the coding sequence ATGGCCGCCAACCTCAAGGTGATCGATAACGGCATGGCAATCGCGAACGCAGACCGTCAGAAGGCGCTGGACGCCGCATTGGCGCAGATCGACCGGGCCTTTGGTAAAGGCTCGGCGATGAAGCTTGGGCAGCGTGAGACGATGAAGGTGGAAACCGTTTCCACCGGCAGTCTTGGGCTGGATATTGCACTCGGCGTCGGCGGTTTGCCGCGTGGACGCGTCGTGGAGATTTTCGGGCCGGAAAGCTCGGGCAAGACGACGCTTGCGCTCCACGCCATCGCGGAGGCGCAGAAGACCGGCGGCACGGCGGCGTTCGTCGACGCGGAACACGCGCTGGATCCGGTTTATGCCAGGAAGCTGGGCGTCAACATCGATGAGTTGATCGTTTCGCAGCCCGATACGGGCGAGCAGGCACTGGAGATCGTCGACACGCTGGTTCGGTCGAACGCGATCGACGTGCTGGTCGTCGACTCGGTGGCCGCGCTGGTTCCGCGTGCAGAAATCGAAGGCGAGATGGGCGACAGCCACGTCGGTCTTCAGGCGCGGTTGATGAGTCAGGCGCTGCGCAAGCTGACCGGCACGATCAGTCGTTCGCGCTGCCTTGTCATCTTCATCAACCAGATCCGCATGAAGATCGGTGTGATGTATGGCTCGCCGGAGACCACTACCGGCGGCAACGCGCTGAAATTCTACGCCTCGGTTCGGCTCGATATCCGTCGCATCGGCTCGGTCAAGGATCGCGACGAGGCGACCGGCAACCAGGTCCGCGTCAAAGTCGTCAAGAACAAGGTCGCGCCGCCGTTCAAGCAGGTCGAATTCGATATCATGTTCGGCGAAGGCGTGTCGAAGATGGGCGAAATCATCGATCTCGGTGTGAAGGCCGGCTTGGTTGAAAAGTCGGGTTCGTGGTTCAGCTACGACAGCGTCCGCATCGGGCAGGGCCGTGAGAATTCCAAGCAGTTCCTGCGCGACAATCCGGAGATGGCCGAGCGGCTGGAGCGTGCGATCCGCGCGCGTACCGAGGGTCTGGGCGAGGAATTGCTGGTCGGCCAGTCGGAAGAAGATAACGTCTGA
- a CDS encoding 4-(cytidine 5'-diphospho)-2-C-methyl-D-erythritol kinase, translating into MIEEGGATIVERAPAKLNLALHVRRRRPDGYHDIETLFAFCRDGDVISFTPAQSDSFAIFGPFGVALAGEGDNLVTRARDLFRATFAVSERCAIVLEKNLPVASGIGGGSADAAATLRALARRHDVAGDDPRLFELAGRLGADVPACLMGRSAIGYARGDDLRPVADMAGKPVVLINPGAAVSTAQVFAGWDGEDRGAIGGGDPSRDRNDLTAAAMAVAPVIATVLDVLERQPGAGLVRMSGSGATCFALFDTANAARIAAEAIASQHPDWWLLETSLV; encoded by the coding sequence ATGATCGAAGAGGGCGGCGCGACGATCGTCGAACGCGCACCGGCAAAGCTCAATCTGGCGCTACACGTCCGTCGGCGTCGGCCGGACGGTTATCACGATATCGAGACCCTGTTCGCCTTTTGCCGCGATGGCGACGTGATCTCATTCACCCCGGCGCAGTCGGATAGTTTCGCGATCTTCGGCCCGTTCGGGGTAGCCCTGGCGGGGGAAGGGGATAATCTCGTTACCCGCGCGCGCGATTTGTTTCGCGCGACGTTCGCGGTTTCGGAGCGTTGCGCGATCGTGCTGGAGAAAAACCTGCCGGTCGCCTCCGGCATCGGCGGTGGCTCGGCAGATGCGGCGGCCACTCTGCGTGCGCTCGCGCGGCGGCATGACGTCGCGGGGGATGATCCGCGTTTGTTCGAACTCGCGGGCCGTTTGGGTGCTGACGTTCCGGCCTGCCTCATGGGGCGTAGCGCGATCGGATATGCCCGGGGCGATGATCTGCGCCCGGTTGCCGATATGGCCGGCAAGCCCGTTGTGCTGATCAATCCGGGGGCCGCCGTTTCGACCGCGCAGGTTTTCGCGGGCTGGGACGGAGAGGATCGCGGCGCGATCGGCGGTGGGGATCCGTCGCGCGATCGCAACGATCTGACGGCCGCGGCGATGGCGGTCGCTCCGGTGATCGCAACCGTCCTCGACGTGCTGGAGCGTCAGCCGGGCGCAGGACTGGTGCGTATGTCGGGCTCAGGCGCGACATGCTTCGCGTTGTTCGACACCGCCAACGCAGCGCGCATCGCCGCCGAAGCGATCGCTTCCCAGCACCCGGATTGGTGGCTTTTGGAAACGTCGCTGGTCTGA
- the pdhA gene encoding pyruvate dehydrogenase (acetyl-transferring) E1 component subunit alpha, whose amino-acid sequence MAKAPARSTRTSSAPPATPNRERPAEPQPYKASKDELLKFYHDMLLIRRFEEKAGQLYGLGLIGGFCHLYIGQEAVAVGLQSALTEKDSVITGYRDHGHMLLCGIPPKDVMAELTGRAAGISKGKGGSMHMFSVEHKFYGGHGIVGAQVSLGAGLGFAHKYSGDGGVCLAYFGDGAANQGQVYEAFNMAELWKLPVIFVIENNQYAMGTSVNRASSEDQLFRRGESFRIPGIQVDGMDVLASRGAAEEALAWVRAGKGPIILEMKTYRYRGHSMSDPAKYRSREEVQAVRDKSDPIEHVKKLLEAEGVKEDELKAVEAEIRRQVNESADFAENTPEPEPEELYTDVLVEKY is encoded by the coding sequence GTGGCAAAAGCCCCCGCACGGAGCACACGAACCAGCAGCGCGCCGCCCGCGACGCCCAATCGGGAGCGTCCCGCCGAGCCGCAGCCCTACAAGGCTTCGAAGGACGAGCTGCTTAAATTCTATCACGACATGCTGCTGATCCGCCGCTTCGAAGAGAAGGCCGGGCAGCTTTATGGTCTCGGCCTGATCGGCGGCTTCTGCCACCTGTATATCGGGCAGGAAGCGGTTGCCGTCGGCCTGCAATCCGCGCTGACCGAGAAGGACAGCGTGATCACCGGCTATCGCGATCACGGCCATATGCTGCTGTGCGGCATCCCGCCGAAGGACGTGATGGCCGAGCTTACCGGGCGTGCCGCTGGCATCTCGAAGGGCAAGGGCGGCTCGATGCACATGTTCAGCGTGGAACATAAGTTCTACGGTGGCCATGGCATCGTCGGCGCGCAGGTGTCGCTCGGCGCCGGGCTTGGCTTCGCGCACAAATATTCCGGTGATGGCGGCGTCTGCCTTGCCTATTTCGGTGACGGCGCGGCCAACCAGGGCCAGGTCTACGAAGCGTTCAACATGGCGGAGCTGTGGAAGCTGCCGGTGATCTTCGTGATCGAGAACAACCAATATGCCATGGGTACCTCTGTCAATCGCGCCTCATCGGAAGACCAGCTCTTTCGTCGCGGCGAGAGCTTCCGCATCCCCGGCATTCAGGTCGACGGGATGGACGTGCTCGCCTCGCGCGGGGCGGCCGAAGAGGCGCTGGCGTGGGTGCGCGCGGGCAAGGGGCCGATCATCCTTGAGATGAAGACCTATCGCTATCGCGGCCATTCCATGTCCGACCCGGCGAAATATCGCAGCCGCGAGGAGGTGCAGGCGGTCCGCGACAAGTCCGATCCAATCGAACACGTCAAGAAGCTGCTCGAGGCCGAAGGCGTGAAGGAAGACGAACTGAAGGCGGTCGAGGCGGAAATCCGCCGGCAGGTGAACGAGTCGGCCGATTTCGCCGAGAACACCCCCGAACCCGAACCCGAAGAGCTTTATACCGACGTGCTGGTGGAGAAATATTGA
- a CDS encoding class I SAM-dependent methyltransferase, which produces MTDALEWQGRVGDVWADEWRLTDLSFAPLARALDAAIAAAAPTQGRALDIGCGAGVTTLALAATRPGLNILGVDLSERLVAVARSRGKERAKVAFRVGDASRLGSEIGESERFDLAFSRHGVMFFADPPAAFSGIGEVLRPGASLVFSCFAELGRNPWVTDIAKVIGSDDPIASPNWEGTFAQDGPGAKYQPGPFAFADPLLVREILERGGFVPGEPQRIDFAYRVGEGDDHVAQALHFFQRIGPAARMLATVDPTKRVTIKERLAAFLAERARDGVVEFPASAWIWTARTKGEGQ; this is translated from the coding sequence ATGACGGATGCACTCGAATGGCAGGGTCGCGTCGGCGACGTCTGGGCGGATGAGTGGCGGCTTACCGACTTAAGCTTTGCACCCTTGGCTCGCGCGCTGGACGCCGCGATCGCAGCCGCCGCTCCTACGCAAGGTCGGGCGCTGGATATCGGCTGCGGCGCGGGGGTGACGACGCTCGCTCTGGCTGCGACACGGCCGGGGCTGAATATCCTCGGCGTCGATCTATCGGAGCGACTGGTGGCGGTTGCGCGCTCGCGGGGGAAAGAGCGGGCGAAAGTCGCTTTCCGCGTGGGGGACGCTTCGCGGCTGGGGAGCGAAATCGGGGAAAGCGAACGTTTCGATCTGGCGTTTTCGCGCCATGGCGTGATGTTCTTCGCCGATCCGCCCGCTGCGTTTAGCGGTATCGGCGAGGTGCTAAGGCCTGGTGCGTCGCTCGTCTTTTCCTGTTTTGCGGAACTTGGCCGCAATCCGTGGGTGACCGACATCGCGAAGGTCATCGGTTCGGACGATCCGATAGCCTCTCCCAATTGGGAAGGGACATTTGCGCAGGACGGGCCTGGGGCCAAATACCAGCCCGGCCCATTCGCTTTCGCCGATCCCTTGCTGGTTCGGGAGATCCTTGAGCGCGGCGGATTCGTTCCGGGCGAGCCGCAAAGAATCGATTTTGCGTATCGTGTGGGCGAAGGTGATGACCATGTGGCGCAGGCGTTGCACTTCTTTCAGCGGATCGGCCCGGCGGCTCGGATGCTGGCGACGGTCGACCCAACGAAACGTGTCACCATAAAGGAACGACTCGCGGCGTTCCTTGCCGAACGGGCGCGTGATGGGGTGGTGGAATTTCCTGCATCGGCCTGGATCTGGACGGCGCGGACGAAGGGAGAAGGGCAATGA